The Rhizobium rhododendri nucleotide sequence GCGGCATCTGAAAGCGTGGATAATGACGGGCAGCGCCGGGCTGCCCGCAGTCTCAGGCCTGGGCGGTATGGGTCGCCGGCTTTGGAGCCGTCTCGCGGGTTTGCATCTGGCGCCATTCGCTTTCATGGCGCTCGAAAACATGCTGTGGAACGGTTTTGGTGCTTTGATCGGGCTTTGACATCAGAACCTCGCTGGACGTTGACTGGGCAGATAACGACTTTGTGACATCATAGTTCCACAGCTTAAAGCGGTTGTAAATCAGGGGTTTAAACATGTTAAACGATTGAATTTTTTTTAAACCGATTGAAGTTGTGGAGATCATGCAATCCCCGGCCACGTTGCCGGATCAAAGCCTCGTCGGCATCGATGTCCTCTGTCGAGTTCAATCCAGGATGCTTGCGGCCGTGCCCAATATACGCGCGCAGGGTTGTGTCGCTGAGCTATGAATCGCCTCACAAAGAAAGGACACGCAGCGCTCTCCGGAGCGCATTCGCGACGTGACGACCTCCGGTGCACAAGTCCATTCCGCTGCATAGACAATGGAGAGACAGATGAGCCTGAACCGCGACTTCTTCTTCGACCAGCTGCGCGAAAAACTCTATCCAAACGGCCTGAACATGGCGCAGGTCGAGGGCCACGAGGCCGTCCTCGATGCCTGGGAAAAGGACCACGCCAAAAGCGACGACCGGTGGCTCGCCTATATCCTGGCGACCGCCTACCACGAATCCGCCTTCACCATGCAGCCTGTCCGCGAGACGCTGGCCAACACCGACGAGCAGGCCGCAGCCAAGCTGGAGGCGGCCTGGGATGCGGGAAAGCTCTCATGGGTGAAGACGCCGTACTGGCGCAAGGATGCCGATGGGAAATACTGGTTCGGCCGCGGACTGGTGCAGATCACCTTCAAGGCGAATTACCGGAAGCTCGGGGATGCCATCGGCGTCGATCTGGTCGCCGATCCCGATCTTGCGCTGGATCTGGACGTGGCCGTCCTGATCATCTTCTACGGCATGCTGAACGGCAGCTTCACCGGCCGCAAGCTGGCGGACTATTTTAACAAGACCAAGGGCGACTGGGTCAACGCCCGCCGGATCGTCAATGGCCTCGACCGCGCCGACACGATTGCTGGCTACGGCAAGATCTATTACGCGGCGCTCAGCTACACGGTTTAGAGGCAACCAGCCTTAGTCGGGCAGGAACCTGCGGACGAGGTCGCGTGCGACACGCTTGGGCTTGCGGGTGGCCGCATCGACGCAGCACCAGGAACTGATGACTTCCGCGGACACATCCTTGCCGCGCTTGAAGATGGTCTTGAACGACGCCCGCGAACCACGGGTCTCCGTCGCCGTCACCAGCGCCTCGACATTGTCGTCGAGGAAAAGCGGCGCACGGTAGGTTATGTCGTGCTTGAGCGCGACCCAGAGCAGGCCTGCCCGGGCCTCGATCGGAGCGACATGCTTCCAGTAGCTGACGATCGTCTCCTGCACCCACTGCAGATAGACGGCGTTGTTGACATGCCCCATCTGGTCGATGTCCCCCGGCGATATCGTGATGCGGTGCTCGAACGTGGGTGTCGGGTGATGCGGCATGTCCTACACTTGGGAGCAGCGGGAGGGCTATTCAATACCGGGGTGAGGAGAGGCTCAGATCCAGCCGGTCTTTTTGAAGCGCATGTAGAGCCCGCCGCAGAGAACGACGATGACGCCGAGCACGACGTAATAGCCGTATTCGGTCTTCAGTTCGGGCATGTTTTCGAAATTCATGCCGTAGATGCCCGCAATCGCAGTGGGCACGGCAAGGATAGCCGCCCAGGCCGCAAGCTGCCGGGTAATCACCCCCTGGCGCTGCTGCTCGAGCAGGTTACTGGCCTCGAAAACGGAGGTGATGACGTCCCGGAGACCGGCAACCATCGATTCCACCCGGTGGACATGGTCGAGCACGTCGCGGAAATAGGGCTTTGCCTCATAGTCGAGACAGGGCAGGTCGAGATGGACGAGCTTGCCGCACAGTTCCGACATCGGCCCGAGGACGCGCTGGAACAGGATGACCTGACGGCGCAGCTGGAACAGGCGGGTGATCTGGGTCCGCTCCAGGAAGGATTCGAGCATGCGGCTTTCCATGCCGAGCACATGGTCCTCGATCGTCTGGACGACCGGCAGGTAGCCATCGACGATGAAATCGATGATCGCATGCAGCACGTAATCCGTGCCGTGGGCCAGCAACTGCGGCGATTCCTCGAGCTGGCCGCGCAGCTGGCTGTGGCCCCGGTCCGATCCGTGCCGGACGGTAATGATGTGGCGCTTGCCGACGAAGATCGCCGTCTCGCCATAGTCGATGTCATCGCCGGTGAGGTGTGCGGTCTTTGCCAGCACGAACAACTGCTCGCCGTAGATATCGAGCTTGGGGACCTGCTTGGCATTCAGCGCGTCCTCGACGGCCAGGCGGTGCAGCCCGAACGAGCGCTGCAGCACCTGCAGTTCGTCGAGGGTCGGATCATGCAGCCCGATCCAGACGAATTCGTTCTCCGCCACCGGCGCAACCGCTGCCGCAATCGGCACCTTCTCGGCCCGCACTCCATCGCGATACAGAAAGGATGCAACAACACTCATGCAAAAGGACCCCGTCTCGGCCCCATGCAACACCCGCATGAACGCCATCTACCGCCGCTATCTAGGCACCCCGCCGCGCGATGTAAGGGCGGGTGCGAATTTTTGCGTGGTGCAAATCGCATCCGTTGGAAGTTGACAATCGTCTGGGGGTTTCAATGTGTGAACCGGTCTTGCAACTGTCACGAAACTGTCAAGCAGCGCGGCTAGCGTCGGGCTCAGTCAAGAGATCGGAGACAGCCATGACATTGAAATTTCTATCCGCCGTGCTCGCAGCCGGAGTTGCAAGCCTTTGCGCCATCGGCGCTGCCGGAGCCGCCGACCAGCCGCACAATGTCATCCTGTTTGTTGCCGACGGTCTCCGCAGCCCCGTTGTCGACGACACCACGGCGCCCAACATGGCGGCGCTCGCCCGCAACGGCGTCTATCTGCGCAACAGCCACTCGCTGTTTCCGACCTTCACCACGGCCAATGCCTCCGCACTGGCGACCGGCCATATGCTTGGCGATACGGGCGATTTCTCGAACACCATCTACACCGGCTTCCAGGTTCCCGGCGCCGGCAAGAGCCTGACGCCGTTTCTCGAAAGCGATCCGGTGCTCGGCGATGTCGACGAGCATTTCTCCGGCAACTACCTGAACGAGGCGACTATCCTGCAGCTGGCCCGCGACAAGGGGTTCGGCACCGCCTCGATCGGCAAGCTCGGTCCCGCACTGATTTTCGACCACACCGAGCGAACCGGCGAAAAGACCATCCTGATCGACGATGCTACCGGCACCGAGAAGGGTATCCCGCTGTCTGCCGAAACGCAGGATCGCCTGAAGGCAGCCGGGCTGCAACTGGCGGCGCCAGGCCGTGGGCCCAACAGCAAGTCGGGCGATTTCCAGACGGCAGGGACGAAATCGGCCAACACCATCCAGCAGGATTATTTCGCTGCCGCCGCCACCCGCGCCGTGCTGCCCGAGCTTGCCGACAAGCACAAGCCGTTCGTCATGGTCTTTTGGTCCCGCGATCCGGATGGCACCCAGCATAACCAGGGCGACAGCCTCGGCAAGCTGGTGCCCGGCATCAACGGCCCGACCTCGATGGCGGCCATCCGCAATGCCGACGACGATCTCGGCCGCCTGCGCGCTGCCCTGCAGGAACAGGGACTGGCCGACAGCACCGACATCATCGTGACCGCTGACCATGGTTTCTCGACGATTTCGAAGCAAAGCCAGACCAGCGCCGCCGGTAAGGCGAGCTACGCCGACGTCACCCCCGGCCTTTTGCCGGTCGGCTTCCTTTCGCTCGACCTTGCCAAGGCGCTGAGCCTGCCGCTGATCGATCCGGACCAGGATTACAAGGCGATCGACGCCGGCCAGCACCCGAAGAGCGGCAACGGCCTGATCGGCGGGGACAAGGACCACCCGAAGGTGGTGGTGGCTGCCAACGGCGGATCTGACCTGATTTACCTGCCGGACGGCGACAAGGCGATGGCAAAGAACGTCGTCGATGCGCTCCTGAAGCAGGATTACGTCAGCGGCATCTTCGTCGCCAAATCGCTCGGTGCCTTCCCCGGTACACTGTCGCTCGACGACATCGCGCTGGAAGGGTCTGCCGTCACGCCGATGCCGGCCATCGCCGTCAACTTCCGCTCCTTCTCGACGATCTGCGGCCAGCCGGAGCGCTGCACTGCCGAGGTCGCCGACAGCGGACTGCAGCAGGGCCAGGGCATGCACGGATCCTTCAGCCGTGCCGATACCTGGAACTTCCAGGCGATGATCGGCCCGGACTTCAAGTCAGGCTTCGTCGACGCCGCGCCGACCAGCAATGCGGACATCGGCAAGACCATCGCCCGCATCCTCGACCTCAAGACCGAAGACAAGGGCAAGCTCGTCGGCCGCGTCATCACCGAAGCGATGAAGGACGGCACCATGCCCGAGGTCGCCACGAAAATGCTGGTGTCGGAACCGGCCGAAAACGGTCTGAAGACGATCATCGACATGCAGATGGTCGGCGATACCCGATATTTCGACGCCGCCGGCTTCCCCGGTCGCACTGTCGGTCTCACCGTATCGGACGGCACATCGATGAACTGAGGCAGGCCGATCGAGGTTCAAAACGGCGCGATCTCGGCGCCCTGGGAAAAGATCCCTGCCGAGATCGCATTGGACTTTCCCGCTTGATGGACTGAGCCCGGGGCAGCATGCCCCGGTTGAACGCCGGCGGCACGCATGCTAACCGCTGCGACAGACAACGTCCTCGAGGAGTGCCACGCGTGATCCGTCATATCGTCTTCTTCAACGTCGCCGATCGGGCCAATCTGGAGGCGGTCCGGGCAGGCCTGTCGATCCTCACCGAAATTCCTCACGCCCGGCTGCTGGAGATCGGCACCAACGTCAAGACCGACCAGCTCGGCACCGACGTCGACCTCGTCGTCTACGGCGAATTCGACGACGAGGCAGCACTGGCGGCCTACAAGGCCCATCCGAATTACCAGATCTCGATAGAACGCGTCCGGCCGCTGCGCGAGATGCGGATTGCCGCGGACTACGACAGCGAGACGGCGGTGCGGGAGGCGATTTAGGGCGGCGGGGCGTTTGGCTGGCGGATTTCGAGCGGCTGGGTTTGCGGAAAGCGGCGGTCGCTTGAGGGCGCGCGACAGGGATGTCCATTGCTACTGTAATGGCCTACGCCCTTTAAAGCTGCGGTATCTGGGAGCAGCACGTGAGTTTTCAAATGAATACCAAATCTAAACTGTGCCTCGCTCTTGTCCTTTCACTGGTGCTGCTGGTTGCCCGCGCAGAAGCCAGGCCGGCTATGCTGAAACAATCAACGATTGACGGCGTCATGCATGCGATCATAGCACGCTGGAATTTGCCGTCTGATTTGGCGATTCGCGGGCTACGCGCCGAAGTTCGGGTCAACCTGAACACGCGTGGTGAAATCAGCGGCAAACCCGCGCCACATATAACCGGTGGTACCGCCGCTCAGCAGCAAAGATTTGCAGAATTGGTCACTCGAACGATTTTGCAAGCCGCACCGTTTACCGGGTTGCCATTGGACAAGTACAAGTCGTGGAAGACACTGATCGTCAGGTTCGAAGCACAAGCATTTTGAGGACACGTCGCGTTTTCGGGACAGCGTGAACAGACGTTCAAAGCGTGGCGCAGATATCCTCCCAGGCGGGGGAGACATCAGCGTATATGCCAGCGAATTCTAACTTTGCGCAGAGCCCCCTCTGCCCTTTCGGGCATCTCCCCCACAAGAGGAGATCCGTCGAGCCTGCTCTGCCAGCCCCACAGGCTTAAGGCGACTTAATCGCAACTCAAAAGGACATCCCGATGAAACTCCCGTTCACCCTGCCGTGGCGTTCCACGGCGGGCCGCAGGGCTGTGGCCGAGCACAAGGCAAGCGGCTCGATGATGACGTTGACGTCCGAGGGTCGGGCGCACTGGACGGGGCGGTCCTATGGGGCGCTGGCGCGTGAGGGGTTCATGAAGAACCCTGTGGCGCATCGTTCGGTGCGGCTGGTGGCCGAGGCGGCGGCATCTGTCTCCTGGCTGCTCTACGAGGGTGACCGGGAAGTTGGCGAGCATCCGTTGCTGTCACTGATGCGACAGCCGAACGGGCGCAAGGCGGGCCCGGATTTCTTCGAAGCGCTGCACGGCCATTTGCTTCTGTCGGGCAATGCCTATGTCGAGCCGCTCATAGTCGGCGGCGCGTTGCGCGAGCTGCACCTGCTGCGGCCGGATCGTGTCGCCATCGTCGAGGGCCGCGATGGCTGGCCGGAAGCCTATGAATACCGCGTTGGCGGCCTCGTGCGCCGCTTTGCTGCCGAGAGCGATGGCCTGACGCTGCTGCACCTGAAACTGTTTCATCCGCTCGACGACCATCTTGGCTTTCCGCCGCTGGCAGCTGCCCAGGTGGCGCTCGATCTGCACAATGCCTCCTCCACCTGGAACAAGGCGCTGCTCGACAATTCGGCGCGGCCATCGGGGGCGCTCGTCTACCAGCCGAAGGAGGGCGGCAACCTGTCGCCGGACCAGTACGAACGGCTGAAACAGGAACTCGACGAAGGCTATTCCGGGCCGATGCGGGCCGGCCGGCCGCTGCTTCTCGAAGGCGGGCTGGACTGGAAGTCGATGGGCCT carries:
- a CDS encoding Dabb family protein; amino-acid sequence: MIRHIVFFNVADRANLEAVRAGLSILTEIPHARLLEIGTNVKTDQLGTDVDLVVYGEFDDEAALAAYKAHPNYQISIERVRPLREMRIAADYDSETAVREAI
- a CDS encoding acyl-CoA thioesterase — encoded protein: MPHHPTPTFEHRITISPGDIDQMGHVNNAVYLQWVQETIVSYWKHVAPIEARAGLLWVALKHDITYRAPLFLDDNVEALVTATETRGSRASFKTIFKRGKDVSAEVISSWCCVDAATRKPKRVARDLVRRFLPD
- a CDS encoding glycoside hydrolase family 19 protein; translated protein: MSLNRDFFFDQLREKLYPNGLNMAQVEGHEAVLDAWEKDHAKSDDRWLAYILATAYHESAFTMQPVRETLANTDEQAAAKLEAAWDAGKLSWVKTPYWRKDADGKYWFGRGLVQITFKANYRKLGDAIGVDLVADPDLALDLDVAVLIIFYGMLNGSFTGRKLADYFNKTKGDWVNARRIVNGLDRADTIAGYGKIYYAALSYTV
- a CDS encoding magnesium and cobalt transport protein CorA, with the translated sequence MSVVASFLYRDGVRAEKVPIAAAVAPVAENEFVWIGLHDPTLDELQVLQRSFGLHRLAVEDALNAKQVPKLDIYGEQLFVLAKTAHLTGDDIDYGETAIFVGKRHIITVRHGSDRGHSQLRGQLEESPQLLAHGTDYVLHAIIDFIVDGYLPVVQTIEDHVLGMESRMLESFLERTQITRLFQLRRQVILFQRVLGPMSELCGKLVHLDLPCLDYEAKPYFRDVLDHVHRVESMVAGLRDVITSVFEASNLLEQQRQGVITRQLAAWAAILAVPTAIAGIYGMNFENMPELKTEYGYYVVLGVIVVLCGGLYMRFKKTGWI
- a CDS encoding alkaline phosphatase family protein, which gives rise to MTLKFLSAVLAAGVASLCAIGAAGAADQPHNVILFVADGLRSPVVDDTTAPNMAALARNGVYLRNSHSLFPTFTTANASALATGHMLGDTGDFSNTIYTGFQVPGAGKSLTPFLESDPVLGDVDEHFSGNYLNEATILQLARDKGFGTASIGKLGPALIFDHTERTGEKTILIDDATGTEKGIPLSAETQDRLKAAGLQLAAPGRGPNSKSGDFQTAGTKSANTIQQDYFAAAATRAVLPELADKHKPFVMVFWSRDPDGTQHNQGDSLGKLVPGINGPTSMAAIRNADDDLGRLRAALQEQGLADSTDIIVTADHGFSTISKQSQTSAAGKASYADVTPGLLPVGFLSLDLAKALSLPLIDPDQDYKAIDAGQHPKSGNGLIGGDKDHPKVVVAANGGSDLIYLPDGDKAMAKNVVDALLKQDYVSGIFVAKSLGAFPGTLSLDDIALEGSAVTPMPAIAVNFRSFSTICGQPERCTAEVADSGLQQGQGMHGSFSRADTWNFQAMIGPDFKSGFVDAAPTSNADIGKTIARILDLKTEDKGKLVGRVITEAMKDGTMPEVATKMLVSEPAENGLKTIIDMQMVGDTRYFDAAGFPGRTVGLTVSDGTSMN
- a CDS encoding phage portal protein, with protein sequence MKLPFTLPWRSTAGRRAVAEHKASGSMMTLTSEGRAHWTGRSYGALAREGFMKNPVAHRSVRLVAEAAASVSWLLYEGDREVGEHPLLSLMRQPNGRKAGPDFFEALHGHLLLSGNAYVEPLIVGGALRELHLLRPDRVAIVEGRDGWPEAYEYRVGGLVRRFAAESDGLTLLHLKLFHPLDDHLGFPPLAAAQVALDLHNASSTWNKALLDNSARPSGALVYQPKEGGNLSPDQYERLKQELDEGYSGPMRAGRPLLLEGGLDWKSMGLSPKDMDFVEARNGAARDIALAFGVPPMLLGIPGDNTYANYQEANRAFYRLTVLPLLTRTASALSLWFATAYGEGLRLEPDLDKIAGLAAERSELWARVGQADFLTDAEKRQAVGY